TTAATGATTCTTACCAATTCACCGATGTTATAAATGCCATCACCAAGCAATGCTGCTAGTCCTAAGAAAAATGCTTGTTGAGCCCATTGGTCTTTGGGATAATCATCCATAGAACAACCAAGGAATTGTAAACCACAACGGTAATAGTCACTGTGTTTGCCCACTCGTCGGTAGTATTGGGAAGCGAGCATATAGAATTTACCATGAACCGGTGTCACATTGCCAGCCTCTTCCAAGACTTCACGCAGCTCttcaatgatttttttcgtGGCATCCAAATCATTAAGGttggttaaataaatattacctTGCATCACCTAAAAAATGCacacattttatatttagattatTAGTTTCGATTCACAGGTTTACAGGTAATTATTTCACCTTAATATACCACACCGCCTCATCGCATATATTCACTTTATCCTTCAGTTTATCCAAGAACTCTACAGCTTCCTTCTTATCTGAAATATGTTCCACAACGACTTCTAGTATTTGCACCAGCCCGTATGGATTTATTCTGTAAAAAATAAACAGTTAGTAAATTAAGTTCTCACCTCAACCAAGTCCGTATATTTATATTGACTTACTTCATTTCGAATGTAGCAATGAAGTTCTGGTACAACTGCAACAGCGCATCTTCATCTTGAAGGGCAGGATTTCGAACAAAACGCGTAAGCAATATGGTCAATTCGTTCCACAACCTGCATGTATAAAGTATTCGAAACatgagttaaaaaaaacagCTAGCTAAAAAAGCCAATAGCGTTTTTTCGTTATTACTTCTCATTGTACAAATCCTCGATAGT
The sequence above is drawn from the Bactrocera tryoni isolate S06 chromosome 1, CSIRO_BtryS06_freeze2, whole genome shotgun sequence genome and encodes:
- the LOC120771753 gene encoding 26S proteasome non-ATPase regulatory subunit 13, encoding MAAPTVNVSAYLAIQKKTTNRELANEWTTIEDLYNEKLWNELTILLTRFVRNPALQDEDALLQLYQNFIATFEMKINPYGLVQILEVVVEHISDKKEAVEFLDKLKDKVNICDEAVWYIKVMQGNIYLTNLNDLDATKKIIEELREVLEEAGNVTPVHGKFYMLASQYYRRVGKHSDYYRCGLQFLGCSMDDYPKDQWAQQAFFLGLAALLGDGIYNIGELLAHPILESLKGTDNEWLVELLKAFNTGNIPKFNEMKKIWSKIPDLAAQEVKLRQKISLLCLMEMTFQRSATQRSISFEEIAKETTLPQKEVELLIMKALAQDLVRGEIDQVAGVVNMSWVQPRVLGRKQIAGMATTLDHWMASITSMEKLMETRAAEILTN